Genomic window (Roseivirga sp. 4D4):
CAGAAGAATCAAGCGCCAGTTAGGCATCAATAACTTTACGCTTTTCAACGCCCTCAATCCTATTTATGGTCTGAATACCAGAAAGGCCTGGAAAGCCAAAAAGACCATCTACTATTGCTATGACGAGATTTCAGGCACGCAATGGGCGGGAAAACATGGACCTGATTTTGAAGAAGCCTTTGCCAAACAGGTTGATATGATTATTACAACCAGCAGGCAGTTACAAAAGGAAAAGTCAAAGTACAATGTCAACTGTCACCTCGTACCCAATGGAGTCAATCTGGACATATTTCAAAACCCAAAGATTAGCACCGAAAAGACGAAAACACTGGGCTACATCGGTGCGGTAGATGACAGGATAGATTTCGATCTACTGCATCATATCAGTCAAGCCATGCCCGATTATCAAATCGATATCTATGGACCCATGAAAGTGGTTTTACCAAAACTTCTGGTGGATAGAGTAAAATTCCATGGAGCAATTCCACAGGAAGCGCTCCCCACTAAAATCAGTCAAATGGATGCTTGCTTAATCCCTTTTGTGAAAAACGATCTAACAGCCGCCATTTATCCTCTGAAAGTCAATGAGTATCTAGCCATGGGCAAACCTGTGATCAGTACTGATTTTGCTGATCTTTCCGACTTTGGACAGAAAATAAGTGTCTCAAAGAATAACGATGACTTTGTAAGCCTGGTAAAAAGGGAAATCAGATACAACAATCGTCTCAAAGCACAATCTAGAATTGATTTTGCCAAAGGCAATTCGTGGGATGAAAGGGCTCAAACCATAAGAAGTCTTTTGAGCAATTAACGCTAGCACTCTTCCATTTAACTTCAAATCAGTACAGCTCGACCAATCCTAGGAAATAGCAGACCTGAAAAATTAATCTTTACACTGTGAAACCCCAAGGATCAAATCTTAGCTATATTCAGCCGCAAGGAGCTAGCCAGATTAATACTGGTTATGGCATTCTATTACTTCTTGCTATCCTTGGCGCTGCGTTCCTCTTGATCAAAATACTCGGGCTCGCTGGTGGAATGATTTTATTAGCGCTTCCCGTAGGCCTTTTGGTCATCTCTATCTTATGGAATCAGCCGAAATATGGCGTTTGGGCTACGCTATTGATGGGTTTTCTCTCTTCGGGATTGACCCGCTATGTTCCCGGACCTTGGGGATTGTCAATTGATATCTTGCTCGCGCTGTGTTGGTTGGTTGTGTTGATGAATAAACAAATCCGAGTCAATTGGAAAAATGCCAAAAACGATCTAGTATGGATCTCCTGCATCTGGATGCTATACCTATGTCTGGAAATGGTCAACCCAAGTGGCAATGGCCCCATCGCCTGGTTCTATGCTATGCGTGGTATTGGTTTCTATCAATTTCTGACCATTCCCTTGGTCTTCCTTCTATTTCGAGAAGATCGTGATGTACAAAAGTTCCTTAACATCATTATTGGACTATCCCTACTGGGCACTATTTGGGGCTTCAAGCAACAAATCTTCGGTGTTGATGCGGCTGAGTATTATTGGCTCTATGACCTGGACCATCACGAAGAACATGTATTGCATGGAGTGCTTAGGGTCTTTTCCTTTTATTCAGACGCAGGAGCCTTTGGTGCTTCTCAGGCCATGATGGCTCTGCTGTGTGGGATTCTCTTTATGGGACCCTCTCCTATGATGAAAAGGATTAAATACTTAATACTTGGACTAATCTTCTTTTTGGGCTTTGCGATATCAGGAACACGAGGTGCTCTAATGGTGCCATTAGCCGGTGGCATTGCCTACCTCATTCTGATGAAAAATTTCAAAGTATTGGCCAGTGGCTTTGCTGGAATTGTTATTGTCTTTTGTATACTCAAATACACCTTTCTTTTTCAAGGCGTTGAACAAGTCAGGCGTATGCGCACGGCCTTAGACCCTAATAATAAGTCGATGAGCGTAAGGCTAGACAACCAAAAGATTTTTGGCCAATACCTAGCCAACAAGCCTTTTGGTGGCGGTATTGGTACCGCAGGGTTTTGGGGTGCCAGATTCAATCCGGACTCCCTAATGGCCAATACCGCTACAGATAGTTGGTATGTCAAGATCTGGGCCGAGACGGGTTTTGTAGGTCTACTGCTTCACCTAATGATTATCGGATACATACTCGGCAAGTCTGGCCATGCCATTATGGTCATGCCCTCATCACAACGCAAGTCAATTGCCATGGGCTTTTATGCTTCATTTGTCGGCATAGTCTTCGCCAGTTATGGCAACCAAGTCCTTGGTCAAATGCCAACAGGCCCGATTATGAATATGATGATCCCTTTCCTCTTTATCCTCACTAGAAAAACCCAATCCTAATACCCACTACTCATTACGTAATACGCACTACGAATTACTCACTACGCTCTACACATTACCCATCGTCAAAACATCTCCATTCATCCTCATTTCACTGTCAGTCAACGGTTATTCTGAATAGTCAAAACCGCCTCAATTAGCTTTAAACAAATAAAAACAAAGAACCATGACCGGACTTATCTACATACTCGCTTACATCCTAATAGGCTTTCTGATGCTAGCAGGTTTATATCAATTGACACTTGCTATAGCTTCCAGATTTAAAGCAAAATGCATCTGTGAATTTGATGGTGAAGCCAGAAGGCTTTTGGTTTTAGTACCCTCATATCGAGAAGATGCAGTGATCATCAATAGTACCAAAATCAACATGAGTTTAAAATATCAATACCCTTCGGCCCGGTTCGACTACGTAGTAATCAGTGATGGCCTCCAACCAGATACAAACAAAGGGCTGACTCAGCTGGGTGCCGAGGTCTTAGAAGTGAACTTTGAAAAGAGTACAAAAGTGAAGGCACTGCAAGCGGCCATGCGAAAGTATGATGGTAATTATGATGGCGTGGTAATTTTAGATGCAGATAATACGGTTGACACCAACTTTCTATATAAAGCCAGTCACTACTTGAGCTGTGGCCACAAAGCCATTCAAGGGCTTAGGAAAGCCGCTAATACACAAACCAACATTGCACTGATGGATGGTCTATCTGAAGCAGCAAATACAGCTATGCTTTGTGCAGGTGCCAACCGTCTGGGGCTTTCCTCCAAGTTATCGGGCTCGGTCATGGTATTTGACTATCAACTATTCAAATCATTGGTCTTCTGTCTAGAAGCGGTTGGAGGTTTCGATAAGGAACTAGAGCTGGCCATTACCGAAAGAAACATCTTCATCAAGTATGCCCATGATTTGGTTGCCTATGATGAAAAGGTATCTGACAACCGATCATTTGCCAGACAAAGAGGTAGATGGCTACAAGCACAGTATAGCTTTCTATTTCAATCCATTTACCCAGGAGTGAAATCATTGATGGCTGGGAACAGAGATCATTTCCATAAAGCGATCCAGCTAGCACTACCACCGAGGGTTTTGAGCCCCTTTATTTTGGCCATTGGCCTAATGAGCTCAATAATCGCTGGTTCTACGGAACTCACAATCCTTAGTTCAATTGGTCTTCTAGCAACCGCAGGTGCTTATCTAATGGTTTTGCCATTACCATCCCTAGTGAAAAGTGTATGGACCATTATACGGACAATGCCATCCCTAGTGATCTCAACATGTAAGGCTTTGACATTGATGAAAGCCTCTAAAAGAACTTTTCTACATACACCTCATGGTTTAACGAAGGCTCATGTTTGAAGGAATGCCCTGGCCGATAGCAATCCCAATAGCCCTAATGGCTATGGCCTATGGCATCATGATGTCCAAACGGGAAATGAAAGAAGAAAAAAAGGCAAAGCAAGGTAACCATGAAAAATAAGCTGAACATACTTTTAATCTGCAAGACCATGCCATGGCAGTTCAAAGGCGGTATTCAAACACATACCTGGGAACTGGCCAAAGCACTCAAGAAAGCTGATCATAACGTCTCGATTGTCGTGGGTGGACCCTTTAGAAGTAATGAAGTCAAAACCCTGCGAAAAGGTGTTGAAATCATTAGCCTTCCCTACTTTCCAGGGAGATACATTAAGCCGATAAGTTTTGCTGCAGAGGAAATTGCTTTCAACCTAACAGTGAGAAAGTGGGTCAAAAACCATCATCACAACTTTGATATTATTCATGCACAAGGAAGAAGTGGCTACCTTCTTTTTGGACTTAGGGGCATCCGTCAAAAGCTAGTCAGTACAGTTCATGGACTTGTGGAACTAGAAAACAATCATATCAAATGGTATGACCTGAACAGGCATATTCACAGGTATTTAGCAAAGAGCTTCGAGTCTAAACTCCTAGAACAATCCAAGATTAGTATTTCAGTCAGCGAAACCCTTAAAGGGCAAATGAAGGTATCTCGATCCACGGACAATGAGGTCCATGTAATCCCAAATGGTGTCAATACGGATCATTCCACAAATACGGCTAAACGATCCGCATTTCAACGCTTTCTTTTTGTAGGCAGGCTCCATCCCGTCAAGGGCATCAGTGCAATCGTTGAACATATGAGGTTCGCGAACCAGAATATCTGTCTGGATATTATTGGTGATGGCAGTGAAAAACAGAAGATTCAAGCCTCTATTAAGCAATATGCATTAGAAGGCAGGGTTCGGCTACTTGGAGAGCACAGTAATGCCAAAGTACATGAAGTGCTGCCTTACTATCAGGCCCTTATACTGCCGAGTCAATATGAGACACAAGGCATTGTCCTACTTGAAGCCAATGCTCATGCAATTCCTGTGATTGCCTCAGATATCCCGGCCATTCGAGAAACTATTGAAAACGAGCACAATGGACTTTTATGTGACCCTAGTAAGCCCTTAGAATTCATTGAGGCCATGGAATATCTCTCCAGCAAACCCACAATTGCTCATCAAATGGGTGTTAAGGGCATGCTGAAAGTACAACATTCGTATAAGTGGTCTACCATCGCTGAGCGCACCATTGACACCTACTATAAAATTGCTCAGTAATGATCAGTAAACTCTTCAAAAGCAAATTTGCGACAAATACGGCCTGGGCCTTTGGAGGTCAAATCGCCTTCTTAATGGCTAACTTTATTCTATTCCTCTTATTGGTCAACAGGTTCTCAACAGCTGAATTTGGTAGCTGGGCCTTATATATCACAGCCATCTCAATTGCAGACTCCGTCAGACAAGGTTTAGTACAAAACGGTTTGACTAGACATATCATTCATCAGCCTGATAATGCTAAAGCAATCAGTACAGCGGGTTTTATGATTAACTACGCATTCATAGGTCTGGCAGGAACTCTTCTTTTCATACTTCCACAATACTTAACTGCTGACTTAAAACTGACCGAACTACTTCGGCACGCCCTGAAGACACTGACTGTTTTAGGAACCATCCAACTCATTGCGACCTATTGTCAAGCCAAAGGTGATTTTAAAACCTACTTCAAGGTAAATACGATCTACCTGATTTGCTTTACCGGCCTACTTCTGATTACACGATCACAAATAGAAACGCTGTCATTAGTCCAAGTAATCAATTGTCAATTGTACGCTTTGATATGCCCAGTCCTCTATTACCTCATTAAGGTTCGGCCTCAATGGCAAATGCCTAAGAAAACCAATGTACTGAGCCTTTTGAGCTTTGGAAAATATGTAAGCGCGACAAACCTTATGTCCATGGTATTCCATAAATCAGATGTACTGATGATTGCCTTTTTTATGGATCCGACTGCTGTTGCCATCTTCCATTTTGCCACCAAGATCATGAACTATGCCGAGCTGCCACTTCATGCCTTATCCCAAGTCATTTACCCTAGAATATCTGCAAGTTATCAGAGCCCAAGGACAGGTGATCTAAATACTGAATATGGAAGCTCAGTATTAAGATTATTAGTCTTTGTAATACCTATATGCCTCATACTCATAATGTTTAATAGAGAAATCATATCAATCTTATCTTCAGTGGATTACAGCAACTCATCGCAACTGATAATTATACTGAGTGTGGGCATGATCTTTAAGCCTATTGGCAGAGTATTGGGACTAACACTAGATGCCATTGGTAAGCCAGAAATCAACTTTCGAATGCTATTGATCAGTGTTGCACTGAACTTAGTGATGAACGCTCTCCTGATACCTATATATGGTCTACCTGGTGCGGCAATTGCGACTAGTTCAAGCATTCTCATTACCATTCTGATTGGCCAAGTCGGACTGATGAAGCATAGTGTTATTAGGCCTATCCGAGACATTAGGAATTCGTCTAAACCAATTTTTAAAACGCTAAAGACATTATCATGGAATTAACCTTCGGTACAGCCCAAATACACACCAGTGAAAGACTGAAAAGTAGGCCTGGTATAGCAAAGCTTTTCCATAAGATATTCGGATACACCAATGTGGGCAACTATGCTAGGTTTACCGTTTTCAAGAAGCTCCTACGGCATACTCATTCAATTGAGAATGGCAAAATACTCGACCTGGGAACCGGTTATGGTGAATATGCCATCAGTTTGGCCAGTGCATACCCAAATGCTTGCGTACATGCCTTGGATATAGATACTGAACGCATTGCTGCAGTAAAAAGAGCCACTCAAAAACTGGAGTTAGACAATATGCATACACATTGCAAACCCATAGATGGTTTGAGGGATAAGGCTTTTGACCTTATATTTTCCATAGATGTGTTCGAACATATTGCCCCTGAAAAAATGCCCTTCCAGGTGGCATATGACAAACTAAAACCTGGAGGTCACTTCATTGTAAAAATCCCTAATGCCATCCAAAGAACGCTATTCCCTGAAAAGTGGTTTGACGAACATCATGACTGGCTGGAAGAAGAGCACATTGGTCAGATCTATGATCTGGAAGGCCTGAAAAGTCGTTTTCGAAGGGAAGGATTCATTATCACTCACGCCTCCTATTCAGATGGGTGGCTCTCAAGGTTCGCTTGGGAATTGGCCTATTTAGGGAAAAAGACAGGGTTGCTTGGGCAACTCGTCACCCTCCCCATTGCTAAACTATTCATTCATGCCGATCGCTTGGTACACTCCAACAATTGGGGAAATGCCATTCAGGTTATCGGACAAAAGCCATTATCATGAAACATCCAAAAGTAAGTATCATCACCGTCAACTATAAGCAACGTGCAGTCACCTGCGAATTACTCGATTCTATTGCAGCACTCTCATATCCAAATTTAGAAACGATTATCGTGGACAATGCCCAAGAATCTGACGACAGCGAAATCTATAAGATGCATTTACCGAAAGTAAAAGTCATCAATGTACGGGAGAATATTGGATTTGCTAGTGGCAATAATGTAGGCATTAAAGCATCGGACGGAGACTTTATTTTCTTGTTAAATAACGACACAGAAGTAACAGAAGGGATTATTAAAAAGATGCTCGAAAGCTTCAGTAAAAGCGAGAGAATTGGTGCCGTTAGCCCCATTCTAAAATATTATGATACACCTGATCAGATTCAATTTGCTGGCTTCACGGAAGTCAATCCGCTTACAGGAAGAAATGAATTGATCCAAGAACAACCCGAGAAATTGCTGGCAGATACCTCCTACTTTCATGGGGCAGCAGTGATGATTCCCAGACATGTCATTACAAAGTGTGGTCTTATGCCAGAGGAATACTTCCTCTATTATGAAGAGCTTGACTGGTCAAGAATCATTAGAAATAAGAACTATGAGATTAAGGTAAGAACTGATATTGAAGTCTTACACAAAGAGTCCATAACCACAGGTAAAAACAGTCCACTTAAAGTTTACTATCAAAATAGAAACAGAATTCACTTTATGAGAAAATCCAATCGAAAACAATGGATCTTCTTTCTGGCTTTCTTTGTGCTCATATCAACCCCAAAAAACCTTCTGAAACATTTAATTAAAAGAGATTTAGTGCACCTCAGAGCTTTTTCTAAAGCCATAATCCATGGCTTAATAGTTCCAAGAGTAGGAATACAAGCTTTTTGATGGTCAACACTTTTCAACTGCCATTGAACGAAGTAATGTGACATGTTATCGATAGAATCAAAATCAGGTGTTGGTCTGAACTAATTTGATCTAAAATTTAAAGACATGGAAATCATACTTTGGACGTCAGTTGGAATTATTTTTTATCACTTCATTGGATATGGAGTAACCTTGACTTTGCTCAATAGACTAAAAAGCGGGAAACCTTCTCCAGCACCTCTCTCCGACACTGATTTGCCAGAGGTTACAATGCTGATAGCGGCTTATAATGAAGAAGACATTATTGAAGAAAAGATCCTCAACTCCATATCTCTTGACTATCCAAAAGACAAACTAAAAATAGTCGTAGTATCTGATGGCTCAGATGATCATACCAATAACATTGTCAGAAAGCATCCAGAGGTCGAGCTCTATTTTAAACCATTAAGACAAGGAAAGATTGCCGCTGTCAATCGAGTTATGCCATTGATAAGCACTCCCTATACCGTCTTCACAGATGCTAATGTCATGATCAACAAAGATGGTTTAAGGCAAATGACGGATCATTTTCAAAGGAACAGGGTTGCTGCAGTATCAGGTGAAAAAACCGTAATGAGCGCAGCCTCGGATAGTGCTAGCGCATCGGGAGAAGGCTTTTATTGGAAGTATGAGTCTTATCTAAAGCGCATGGACGCGCAGTGGAACACCTTAGTGGGATCTGCTGGTGAACTCTTTGCCATTCGCACCCATTTGTTTGAGACGATTGAAGAAAATACACTAATCGAAGATTTTATAATGACCATGAACTTGGCAGCCAAGGGCTATACAGTGGCCTACGAACCTAAGGCCTTGGCGATAGAGACAGCCTCAGCAACAATGGCCGAGGAACAAAAGCGAAAAGTCAGAATCAGTGCCGGGGGAATACAAGCCGTCATTAAGCTCTTACCGCTACTGAATTTCTTTAAGTATGGTAAACTTACATTTCAGTACGTTTCACACCGCGCCTTGAGATGGACATTAAATCCCATTGCCTTATTGCTCATACTGATATGCTCGTTTCAGCTGGCGAGTGAATTCTGGCTCTACGAAGGGTTGCTAAGGACACAATTGATCTTTTACCTGTTGGCATTTGTCGGATATGTGATCAGAGATGGCCAAACCAATGTCAAATGGCTACATATCCCCTATTACTTCATCTTTATGCACCTCTGCATAGTATTAGGCTGGCTCAAATACTTCAGTGGAAAACAGCAGGTGACTTGGGAGAAATCCAAGAGAGTAGCTTCAACAATAAGTCTTAGTCAGACCCAACTATTGAAATAGAGGTTGTTCAAGGAGCCAAAAAAATTAATGAGATATTTAGAGCAAAATCACTTATTGTAAGAGACTTTGCCAGCACTGTATTTACCAACTAATTACAAAAACCTTAAGTCTTTCACCTCGAACCTTGCAACTACAATAAGTTCAGCCTTTTAATAAGTGCTTCTTTATTGGCTCTGGAAATTGGGATCACTTTGTCTTCAATCAATAGATTAGACTCTTCGATGTCGATAATCTTGGATAGGTTAACCACATAAGACCTGTGCACCTTAGCGAAGTTGTACTCATTCAAGCGATCAATAACACGCTTCATGGTAGAGTGTACGATATAGCCCTTCTCCTTGGTCTTGAAAAGTGCGTAATCACCTTTTGCTTCAATGTACAATAAGTCTGAGATATTGATCTTAATCAGTTTAGAATCGACCTTTAAGAACATGCTGTTGTCTATAATCTTAGACATGCCTGGCTTATCTTCAGCCTTCTTCAGTCGCTGAAAAGCAGACATTGCTACCTCAATAGCCGCATTAATCTCTTTCACTCCATAAGGCTTGACTAAGTATCCAAAGGGACCTCTTTCCTTCGCACGAGATACGGTTGTGTTATCCGCGAAGGCAGTTGTGAAGATGAAAGGAATATCAAATTGATCATTAATCAACTCTGCTAAATCAACTCCGTCAATATCACCACCAATCTGAATGTCCAGGAGTGCAATCTGCGGTTCATGTTCATTACATAAACTAATGGCTGTTTCAGCATCTGGTGCGATTCCAACAACCTGATGGTCTAATAATTCAAGGATGTCTTTAACACTATCTGCTATCATAGGGTCGTCTTCAACGACCAGCACTTTCAATTGACTCATACTGTGGTTTTATTTCCCATCAATATAGGAATTAGGAGTTAATTCACACGTTAATAAGAATTACTTATAAGGAAGTTCGACAATAAACTCAGCACCCTCGCCTACCTCGCTGATTACAGAAACATGACCACCATGCATTTCTGTAAACTCTTTGACAATAGATAAGCCTAATCCTGAACCTTGGATATTCTTAACGTTAGTAGCGCGATAAAAAGATTGAAAGAGTCCTTTCTGATCCTTCTTAGGAATTCCAATGCCGAAATCCTTGACATGTATGTTCACGGTTTTCAACTTGTTAAATGCAAGTGTGACCTCAGGAGTTGATTTATTTTCCGAGTACTTGATCGCATTGGAAACCAAATTGCTAATCACATGATCAAGTAGTTGACGATCATAGGCCACTGGTTTCGGAACACCAACCACCTTGAAATCAATCGTCTTAGGATCAGCGTCATCATATCTGTGCTTAAGGACCAAGTGCTCACAGAAGGCCACTAAATCATCTTCTCTTTTCTTAATCTCTATTTTCCCAGCCTCTATTCTACCTAACATTAGAATGTCATTCATAAGACCGGTTACCCTACCAATTTCCGAAGATATCCGATCGAAATACTTATCAAAAGATGATGCTCCGTCAGGTAAAAGGCTTCCCAGCTTGAAGTTAATGAGGTCAGTGTTCTGTTTTATGGTAGTAAGAGGTGTCCTAAACTCGTGAGAGGTCATAGCCACAAACCTTGATTTCAGTTCATTCAGTTCTCTTTCTTTATTCAGCGCCTTTTCAGTCTCTTCCTGCACCTTTTTCTGAACGGTGATATCGCTAACAAATGCGGTAAAAGTCTCAATACGCTTTGTCTTGACAGGAATAATGGCCAACTCTATTGGGAATTCCTCTCCATTCTTGCGGATGGCAGATATCTCTATCTTTTGATTGAGCACTGGTCCTTCACCTGTCTTTAGGTAATGCTTCATTCCACGATCATGCGCCTCACGGAAATTAGGAGGAATAATCGTATCGGTCAGAGGTTTACCGATAGCTTCATCTGCAGTGTAGCCAAAGATCACCTCCGCTTGACGATTCCACTCTGTCACAATACCCTTTGTATCAATAGTGATCACCCCGTCAATAGCAGAATCAAGGATCTTACGAAGCTTATTCTCATTATCCCTAAGTTCCTCCTCGGCCTCCTTTTGCTTCTGATGTGCCAAAGCCCTATTCAAGCGATTCGAGGCTAATACAGCGATCGTATTGAGGGTCTCCAGATGCTGCTGTGTAAAGAAATTTCTTTGAGGATGCTCCGAATCAATCACACCGATCACTCTGCCATTAGCAACAATTGGCACCGATATTTCCGAAAGGCGCATGGAATCATCTACTATGTAGCGATCATCCTTAGAAGTATCATTAATTATCTCAGCCTTACCGGTAAGTGCTACACTACCCACAATCCCTTCGCCTAATGGAATATGGATGGGGTTTTTAATAATGCGATTCTTCTCTGTTTTGGCACCATAGGCAGCAAGCTGCTCGAGCATCTCTGACTCCTCATTCAGCACATAGATCACACAATCCTCAAAGTCAAATTGATCAATGACATTTTCTGCAATTTCCCAGGCAATGTCAGTCAATGAGTCATCATCCAATAATTTTGTCACAAAACCATTGATAGCACTTAGAAATTTCTCGTTATTCTTCAGTTCGATGTTTTGAGCTTCAAGCTGGTTTCGTGCTGCGATAAGTGCTTCTTCATCCTTCTGCTTGTCTGTAATGTCCATATGAATACCAATGGAACCCGTTCGGTTACCGTCAATATCATAAAT
Coding sequences:
- a CDS encoding glycosyltransferase is translated as MNMRHNNREKEVIVCHSFPAWDTPYIKSTLELMTRLSATHRAIFIDYHYTWKDLFKHPNAPKKRLMGIKNRIRKEKTPYGTIEVVSLPPILPVNWINNRSIFKVFAKLNAWWLGHFIRRIKRQLGINNFTLFNALNPIYGLNTRKAWKAKKTIYYCYDEISGTQWAGKHGPDFEEAFAKQVDMIITTSRQLQKEKSKYNVNCHLVPNGVNLDIFQNPKISTEKTKTLGYIGAVDDRIDFDLLHHISQAMPDYQIDIYGPMKVVLPKLLVDRVKFHGAIPQEALPTKISQMDACLIPFVKNDLTAAIYPLKVNEYLAMGKPVISTDFADLSDFGQKISVSKNNDDFVSLVKREIRYNNRLKAQSRIDFAKGNSWDERAQTIRSLLSN
- a CDS encoding O-antigen ligase family protein codes for the protein MKPQGSNLSYIQPQGASQINTGYGILLLLAILGAAFLLIKILGLAGGMILLALPVGLLVISILWNQPKYGVWATLLMGFLSSGLTRYVPGPWGLSIDILLALCWLVVLMNKQIRVNWKNAKNDLVWISCIWMLYLCLEMVNPSGNGPIAWFYAMRGIGFYQFLTIPLVFLLFREDRDVQKFLNIIIGLSLLGTIWGFKQQIFGVDAAEYYWLYDLDHHEEHVLHGVLRVFSFYSDAGAFGASQAMMALLCGILFMGPSPMMKRIKYLILGLIFFLGFAISGTRGALMVPLAGGIAYLILMKNFKVLASGFAGIVIVFCILKYTFLFQGVEQVRRMRTALDPNNKSMSVRLDNQKIFGQYLANKPFGGGIGTAGFWGARFNPDSLMANTATDSWYVKIWAETGFVGLLLHLMIIGYILGKSGHAIMVMPSSQRKSIAMGFYASFVGIVFASYGNQVLGQMPTGPIMNMMIPFLFILTRKTQS
- a CDS encoding glycosyltransferase, coding for MTGLIYILAYILIGFLMLAGLYQLTLAIASRFKAKCICEFDGEARRLLVLVPSYREDAVIINSTKINMSLKYQYPSARFDYVVISDGLQPDTNKGLTQLGAEVLEVNFEKSTKVKALQAAMRKYDGNYDGVVILDADNTVDTNFLYKASHYLSCGHKAIQGLRKAANTQTNIALMDGLSEAANTAMLCAGANRLGLSSKLSGSVMVFDYQLFKSLVFCLEAVGGFDKELELAITERNIFIKYAHDLVAYDEKVSDNRSFARQRGRWLQAQYSFLFQSIYPGVKSLMAGNRDHFHKAIQLALPPRVLSPFILAIGLMSSIIAGSTELTILSSIGLLATAGAYLMVLPLPSLVKSVWTIIRTMPSLVISTCKALTLMKASKRTFLHTPHGLTKAHV
- a CDS encoding glycosyltransferase family 4 protein, giving the protein MKNKLNILLICKTMPWQFKGGIQTHTWELAKALKKADHNVSIVVGGPFRSNEVKTLRKGVEIISLPYFPGRYIKPISFAAEEIAFNLTVRKWVKNHHHNFDIIHAQGRSGYLLFGLRGIRQKLVSTVHGLVELENNHIKWYDLNRHIHRYLAKSFESKLLEQSKISISVSETLKGQMKVSRSTDNEVHVIPNGVNTDHSTNTAKRSAFQRFLFVGRLHPVKGISAIVEHMRFANQNICLDIIGDGSEKQKIQASIKQYALEGRVRLLGEHSNAKVHEVLPYYQALILPSQYETQGIVLLEANAHAIPVIASDIPAIRETIENEHNGLLCDPSKPLEFIEAMEYLSSKPTIAHQMGVKGMLKVQHSYKWSTIAERTIDTYYKIAQ
- a CDS encoding flippase — protein: MISKLFKSKFATNTAWAFGGQIAFLMANFILFLLLVNRFSTAEFGSWALYITAISIADSVRQGLVQNGLTRHIIHQPDNAKAISTAGFMINYAFIGLAGTLLFILPQYLTADLKLTELLRHALKTLTVLGTIQLIATYCQAKGDFKTYFKVNTIYLICFTGLLLITRSQIETLSLVQVINCQLYALICPVLYYLIKVRPQWQMPKKTNVLSLLSFGKYVSATNLMSMVFHKSDVLMIAFFMDPTAVAIFHFATKIMNYAELPLHALSQVIYPRISASYQSPRTGDLNTEYGSSVLRLLVFVIPICLILIMFNREIISILSSVDYSNSSQLIIILSVGMIFKPIGRVLGLTLDAIGKPEINFRMLLISVALNLVMNALLIPIYGLPGAAIATSSSILITILIGQVGLMKHSVIRPIRDIRNSSKPIFKTLKTLSWN
- a CDS encoding class I SAM-dependent methyltransferase, translated to MELTFGTAQIHTSERLKSRPGIAKLFHKIFGYTNVGNYARFTVFKKLLRHTHSIENGKILDLGTGYGEYAISLASAYPNACVHALDIDTERIAAVKRATQKLELDNMHTHCKPIDGLRDKAFDLIFSIDVFEHIAPEKMPFQVAYDKLKPGGHFIVKIPNAIQRTLFPEKWFDEHHDWLEEEHIGQIYDLEGLKSRFRREGFIITHASYSDGWLSRFAWELAYLGKKTGLLGQLVTLPIAKLFIHADRLVHSNNWGNAIQVIGQKPLS
- a CDS encoding glycosyltransferase family 2 protein; translation: MKHPKVSIITVNYKQRAVTCELLDSIAALSYPNLETIIVDNAQESDDSEIYKMHLPKVKVINVRENIGFASGNNVGIKASDGDFIFLLNNDTEVTEGIIKKMLESFSKSERIGAVSPILKYYDTPDQIQFAGFTEVNPLTGRNELIQEQPEKLLADTSYFHGAAVMIPRHVITKCGLMPEEYFLYYEELDWSRIIRNKNYEIKVRTDIEVLHKESITTGKNSPLKVYYQNRNRIHFMRKSNRKQWIFFLAFFVLISTPKNLLKHLIKRDLVHLRAFSKAIIHGLIVPRVGIQAF
- a CDS encoding glycosyltransferase family 2 protein — encoded protein: MEIILWTSVGIIFYHFIGYGVTLTLLNRLKSGKPSPAPLSDTDLPEVTMLIAAYNEEDIIEEKILNSISLDYPKDKLKIVVVSDGSDDHTNNIVRKHPEVELYFKPLRQGKIAAVNRVMPLISTPYTVFTDANVMINKDGLRQMTDHFQRNRVAAVSGEKTVMSAASDSASASGEGFYWKYESYLKRMDAQWNTLVGSAGELFAIRTHLFETIEENTLIEDFIMTMNLAAKGYTVAYEPKALAIETASATMAEEQKRKVRISAGGIQAVIKLLPLLNFFKYGKLTFQYVSHRALRWTLNPIALLLILICSFQLASEFWLYEGLLRTQLIFYLLAFVGYVIRDGQTNVKWLHIPYYFIFMHLCIVLGWLKYFSGKQQVTWEKSKRVASTISLSQTQLLK
- a CDS encoding LytR/AlgR family response regulator transcription factor, which codes for MSQLKVLVVEDDPMIADSVKDILELLDHQVVGIAPDAETAISLCNEHEPQIALLDIQIGGDIDGVDLAELINDQFDIPFIFTTAFADNTTVSRAKERGPFGYLVKPYGVKEINAAIEVAMSAFQRLKKAEDKPGMSKIIDNSMFLKVDSKLIKINISDLLYIEAKGDYALFKTKEKGYIVHSTMKRVIDRLNEYNFAKVHRSYVVNLSKIIDIEESNLLIEDKVIPISRANKEALIKRLNLL